From Equus quagga isolate Etosha38 chromosome 3, UCLA_HA_Equagga_1.0, whole genome shotgun sequence, one genomic window encodes:
- the PI4K2B gene encoding phosphatidylinositol 4-kinase type 2-beta isoform X2, which translates to MRQDGNLDPGKPENIGKEVENRGDLREHGTIFSCLKGCPWEERKLNTFLDDPEFADIILKAEQAIEFGVFPERISQGSSGSYFVKDPKRKIIGVFKPKSEEPYGQLNPKWTKYVHKVCCPCCFGRGCLLPNQGYLSEAGAFLVDRKLHLGIVPKTRVVWLVSETFNYSTIDRAKSRGKKYALEKVPKVGRKFHRIGLPPKIGSFQLFVEGYKEAEYWLRKFEADPLPENIRKQFQSQFERLVVLDYIIRNTDRGNDNWLIRYEKQKYGKEIKEAEWIDDREPLIKIAAIDNGLAFPFKHPDEWRAYPFHWAWLPQAKVPFSEEIRNLILPCISDMNFVQDLCEDLHELFKMDRRFDKATFESQMSVMRGQILNLTQALRDGKSPVQLVQMPCVIVERSRGGSQGRIVHLSNSFTQTFHCRRPFFSSW; encoded by the exons ATGAGACAAGACGGCAACTTGGATCCTGGAAAGCCTGAAAACAtagggaaggaggtggagaataGGGGAGACTTAAGGGAACATGGAACAATCTTCAGCTGTTTGAAGGGCTGTCCCTGGGAAGAAAGGA AGTTGAATACATTCTTGGATGATCCAGAATTTGCTGATATTATATTGAAAGCAGAGCAAGCAATAGAATTTGGAGTTTTTCCAGAAAGAATCTCTCAAGGTTCAAGTGGAAGTTACTTTGTGAAGGATCCTAAGAGG aaaattatcGGTGTGTTTAAACCCAAATCAGAAGAGCCTTATGGTCAACTGAACCCAAAATGGACCAAGTATGTTCATAAGGTCTGCTGCCCTTGCTGCTTTGGTCGAGGCTGCCTGCTTCCTAATCAGGGATACCTTTCCGAAGCTGGGGCCTTCCTTGTGGATAGAAAGCTTCATCTGGGCATTGTACCTAAAACAAGG GTGGTTTGGCTTGTCAGTGAGACATTTAACTACAGTACAATTGACCGTGCAAAATCTCGAGGCAAAAAGTATGCTTTAGAGAAAGTGCCAAAAGTAGGTAGAAAATTTCATCGGATAGGCCTCCCTCCTAAG ATTGGTTCCTTTCAGTTGTTTGTTGAAGGTTACAAGGAGGCTGAGTATTGGCTTAGGAAATTTGAAGCTGACCCTTTGCCTGAGaatattagaaaacaatttcAGTCACAGTTTGAACGATTAGTTGTTTTGGATTACATCATCAGAAATACAG ACAGGGGAAATGATAATTGGTTAATCAGATATGAAAAGCAGAAATATGGAAAGGAAATTAAG gaaGCAGAATGGATTGATGATAGAGAACCACTTATTAAAATAGCTGCAATTGATAACGGTCTGGCATTTCCTTTCAAACATCCTGATGAGTGGAGAGCAT ATCCATTTCACTGGGCTtggcttcctcaagcaaaagttcctttttctgaagaaataagaaacttGATTCTACCATGTATTTCTGATATGAACTTTGTGCAAGATTTATGTGAAGATCTTCATGAACTTTTTAAg ATGGACAGACGATTTGACAAAGCCACTTTCGAAAGTCAGATGTCTGTGATGAGGGGTCAG ATCTTAAATCTTACTCAGGCATTGAGAGACGGGAAGAGCCCTGTCCAGCTGGTGCAGATGCCGTGCGTGATTGTGGAGCGCAGTCGAGGTGGAAGTCAGGGTCGGATTGTCCACCTCAGCAATTCCTTCACCCAGACTTTCCATTGCAGGAGgcccttcttttcctcctggtAG
- the PI4K2B gene encoding phosphatidylinositol 4-kinase type 2-beta isoform X1 gives MAESLEPGRRASPGGGRPEEEDDDEEREPLLPRIAWAQPRKAAPGSAVRLVETAREDGAASPGEAGDKELLLRPRDAPRCPSRSVRTLRSSSPRQNRKRPVGSELNTFLDDPEFADIILKAEQAIEFGVFPERISQGSSGSYFVKDPKRKIIGVFKPKSEEPYGQLNPKWTKYVHKVCCPCCFGRGCLLPNQGYLSEAGAFLVDRKLHLGIVPKTRVVWLVSETFNYSTIDRAKSRGKKYALEKVPKVGRKFHRIGLPPKIGSFQLFVEGYKEAEYWLRKFEADPLPENIRKQFQSQFERLVVLDYIIRNTDRGNDNWLIRYEKQKYGKEIKEAEWIDDREPLIKIAAIDNGLAFPFKHPDEWRAYPFHWAWLPQAKVPFSEEIRNLILPCISDMNFVQDLCEDLHELFKMDRRFDKATFESQMSVMRGQILNLTQALRDGKSPVQLVQMPCVIVERSRGGSQGRIVHLSNSFTQTFHCRRPFFSSW, from the exons ATGGCGGAGTCCTTGGAGCCCGGGCGGCGGGCGTCTCCGGGCGGCGGGCGCCCGGAGGAGGAGGACGATGACGAGGAGCGGGAACCGCTGCTGCCGCGGATCGCCTGGGCCCAGCCGCGGAAGGCCGCTCCGGGCAGCGCCGTGAGGCTGGTGGAGACTGCCCGGGAGGACGGCGCCGCCTCCCCGGGCGAGGCCGGCGACAAGGAACTGCTGCTCCGGCCCAGGGACGCGCCCCGCTGCCCTTCCCGGAGCGTGCGGACCCTGCGCAGCTCGTCCCCCCGCCAGAACCGGAAGCGCCCCGTGGGCTCAG AGTTGAATACATTCTTGGATGATCCAGAATTTGCTGATATTATATTGAAAGCAGAGCAAGCAATAGAATTTGGAGTTTTTCCAGAAAGAATCTCTCAAGGTTCAAGTGGAAGTTACTTTGTGAAGGATCCTAAGAGG aaaattatcGGTGTGTTTAAACCCAAATCAGAAGAGCCTTATGGTCAACTGAACCCAAAATGGACCAAGTATGTTCATAAGGTCTGCTGCCCTTGCTGCTTTGGTCGAGGCTGCCTGCTTCCTAATCAGGGATACCTTTCCGAAGCTGGGGCCTTCCTTGTGGATAGAAAGCTTCATCTGGGCATTGTACCTAAAACAAGG GTGGTTTGGCTTGTCAGTGAGACATTTAACTACAGTACAATTGACCGTGCAAAATCTCGAGGCAAAAAGTATGCTTTAGAGAAAGTGCCAAAAGTAGGTAGAAAATTTCATCGGATAGGCCTCCCTCCTAAG ATTGGTTCCTTTCAGTTGTTTGTTGAAGGTTACAAGGAGGCTGAGTATTGGCTTAGGAAATTTGAAGCTGACCCTTTGCCTGAGaatattagaaaacaatttcAGTCACAGTTTGAACGATTAGTTGTTTTGGATTACATCATCAGAAATACAG ACAGGGGAAATGATAATTGGTTAATCAGATATGAAAAGCAGAAATATGGAAAGGAAATTAAG gaaGCAGAATGGATTGATGATAGAGAACCACTTATTAAAATAGCTGCAATTGATAACGGTCTGGCATTTCCTTTCAAACATCCTGATGAGTGGAGAGCAT ATCCATTTCACTGGGCTtggcttcctcaagcaaaagttcctttttctgaagaaataagaaacttGATTCTACCATGTATTTCTGATATGAACTTTGTGCAAGATTTATGTGAAGATCTTCATGAACTTTTTAAg ATGGACAGACGATTTGACAAAGCCACTTTCGAAAGTCAGATGTCTGTGATGAGGGGTCAG ATCTTAAATCTTACTCAGGCATTGAGAGACGGGAAGAGCCCTGTCCAGCTGGTGCAGATGCCGTGCGTGATTGTGGAGCGCAGTCGAGGTGGAAGTCAGGGTCGGATTGTCCACCTCAGCAATTCCTTCACCCAGACTTTCCATTGCAGGAGgcccttcttttcctcctggtAG